attaaattattaataaaaatttcatcaattttaattgcaaaaaaaattaaaactaaacaCCTCGTGCCTTGcttcaaacaaaattgttcaaTCTTTACTGTTGGCAACTCTGGGACTTCTCTgggttgaaaaatttgaaatgtttacaCCAACATTTTTACACCtaaaaacccataaaaaataatcaaattcatttgagcATCTTCTCTTGATAGTGTATTAGCTTGATCCACGAAAAAGTAATTGATTCAACAACCAAACCAATCAAAATATCCATTAAATCGTTAGATTAACTACCAAGAATTGGGTATTCATATGAATATAATCACGGCATTCGCGAGAAAATTCGAAAACGTAATAAGAAAGACAGGTATTACGGCACTCTTTGAAGCGTACGTATCTAAGagagctgtaaaaaaaatacatacaaaaaagcgtttgtttaaacaaaaagattttgaaaacaaaagagtgaaaacaagaaacaaagaaacattttcattgattaCACAAGAGGAACTTGAGTAACCTATTATTTGGCTATATTACGGGCACGTAGCCATTTATCACAAAGTGCCAAAACGGCCATTTGCTGCAAGCGGGTCGCCTCCTGCTGGATATGTATCACATCGGCGACTTGTCCGTTTTTCACGGCCAACAGATATGCAGCTTTCAACCAGCCGAGATTGATGAAGCCGCGGATTTTACTGGCTGGTTTCTTGATGTATTGAACGATCAGCTCAAGATCGGGACTCCTGCTCTCTCTGTCACGCTCCTGGACTAATGTGGCGCACTCGACTAGAAGGTCGTCCATGTCGAAGAAGCCGACCGACTGACTAGTCATTCGTCCTTTGATGAATTCCACTAACTGGATCAGAGATGGAACTTGACCGCGACGAATCAGGACGAAAGACGACAGACGGAAGTAACGATCCAGTCTGACACGCAAATCACAGCAAATGGTCCACGAAAGCTCAAAGGAAAACGCGTCGGGGTTGGCGCAAGTGATCAGGACGGCGCTGGAACACCGGAACTGTCGAGAGCCCAGTAATGTGGGAATCAAATAGactccgctgttgttgttgctattcAATTCGCCGAAAGAACTGCTGATCCCGTCCGGCGACTGAGTGACGCTCTTAACCACGGCCAGGAAGGCGCTGGACAATTTCCCTTCCTTTAAACACACGTCCAGGAAGCTGGTGACTTTCATTTGAAGTTGAACCGTTTTCTGGAGTGAAATCACTTCGTTGACTGGCCACCAGAGCGGCAACTGCTTTTCACTTTCGCCTTGAGAATCCAGGGACTGCTGACGGCCAAGATACTGGTTCAGATGGGCGGTAATATCTTCGAGTAAATGCGACCGGCTTATCAGGGTCTCGACGCTGAAAAGATCGCTGAGGAAAAGTCGCCGGATGGCAACCAAACTGGCCCGGATCCAGTCACCGCAAAGGCAATGCAGCTGGTAGAGACTGTTCCAAAAGCATTTCGTCTCCAGCAATTGAGCGGCGGCCAGCAGGTGAGTCTTCCACGAGTAGAAACTAGAGTCGTGACGCTTCATTTCGATGATCAGATCCTCGAGTTTGCTGGACTTGAGACAAGGCAACAACAGTCCTTGATTGAAGACGTCCGACGTCTTGTGTCGGCCGTTGCTACTGGAGGCGAAACGGTGGACGGCCAGATCGATCCTTCCGCTCCTTTCGACGAGGTAAGCGCAGGGTGATTCGGGCTGCCCATAACTCTCCAAGTAGAAGAGGATTTCCTCCATGATGCAGTTTTTATCCTCCACTTCGACTAAATTTCCAGCGCAAATGTCGCCCAGACGAGTCAGCGAAGCGACAATCAACTGCGGATTGTCGCAGTTGAAAACGGGCGAAGGCAGAGACGAGGGAGACGATAGGTTTCGGGTCCGTTTCGAGTTCCACGAACTTCCGGCGCTGCTTTCGTTCATGTTGCCGGGCAAACTGGCACAGGGAATACTCAAACTCTCCAACACTGAAAGGATCTCTTGCAACAGTGGAGAATTCTTGCCCGGCTTCAAACACCGTTGAAATCTCTGTCGAGCtcctgaaattttgtttttgagaaaaaggaaattttaatttaaaacatttgatttaatgATTAGAAATCATATGGTTGATtaccttgaaaatttccagcTTTCAGGCAAACTAACCCCCAGGCAGCCCAAACGGAACCGGCATCCAGTCCAGCTTTGGTGCTGACATCCAGCGCCAAACTCCAGAGTTCAATGTCGATGAGCCGGTCCCTGAGTTTCCTCCACGTGTCCAGTTGAGACATTGGCTGCGGCGGAAGCAAATGAAGGCAATTGGCCGAGACAAGCAGCgataataaatcaatttgtCCGAGCAAAGCGTCGCAGCGGGCCAGGCCGCGAGACGGTTTGCCTTTGCTTTGACTCGGGGCGGCGATGATATCAGAGTACCTCATTTTGGCGCCTAAAATTAGCGATTTGATGAGAGAGAACATCATCAAAGGATCGGAGCAAACGTCCATCAAAGTGCCGTGAAGGAGGTAGCGGTGTAAAGTGGCCAGCATGGAGCTGCTCTGATCCAGAAGGAAATTAGCCATCGTTTCATTGCAGTGGCACAAATGTACCATGGCCAAGGCCAGGGCCAAATTGGGAGCGTGTTCGTAACTGAATTCACGCCGGGCAATTTGGTTGTGCAGGGCTTCTAGCGACAATCGCCAGACGAGCTGGCCGCCGTCTCCGGCTGTCGAACGAACGGATCGAGGCTCCGATTCCGAGCGATCCTGCAAGGTGGAGTGGCAGTCGACGCAGGTGCGGACTGGAACGTCGCCGTAACCGTCGACTAGTCTCCTGTGAGGAGAGCAGGCGGAGCAGACGACACGGCCACAACGGCGACAGTGATGGCGTCGATCGAACATGGAGAACTGGACCGTCTTGCAGCAGGGACACTGGTCGACATCGGCATCTTTCACCCATTGCTCCTTGGGCGGGACGGTGGCCGGCAGCTCGAAAGcgcccgttttcttcttcttgctcaTCTGATCGACCTGCTGGACTTTGGAAGAAGAATCCCTGGAAGGAGGAGAAGATGCAATTTCCGGCAGGCCCAGAGCCAGGGCTTTGGTTGCGTAACGTAGGAGGAGCTTGTCAATCTCTTCCATATCCTCGTCGGGGCCGTTGAGCCTCAGCACTTTGACCAAATCGGTGGCCAAGCCCATTTGACTGTTCATCAAAAGTTGTTCGACAATCAAAAGCGGCTGGGGCAGCAAGTGCTCCAGCTGTTTGGCCGAGGCTTGAGGAATGGCTTCCAGGATCAGGGCTCCTAATCGAGCGGTTGGCTCCTCTTCTGACTCGGCCAGCAATGAATTATGGGCATCCACAATGGGCGATGGCGAATCCGGCAGTGGGCGGACGTGAGCCCGTTTGGGCGGTCTGGAGTTTACGGGCGGACACGTCGTTGACTCCTTGGGTTGACCCAATTGGGACGGCCGTTCCAGGTAGCGCCGGAACAGAGCCAAGCATTCGGTGCCGACCTGTCTGTCCAGATCTGGAAAATGGGAGAAACCGTGTCGGGTCTGCAGTTGGAGCTCAACAACTTGGGCCAGGATTGGACAACGGGCGTGGAGGTAAGTGATTAATTTGACCACGAATTCACGGTCCGACAGGTCGACCAATTTGGCCCCCGAATCCGGAATGGAGCAAAGGCATTCGGCCAGGAAAGCTGGCAGTTCGATTCCCATCGACTGGGCGATCGTTTCCATTTCCTCAATGGCTTCCGGTTGCTCCCGCAACCGCTCCATAATCAACACGGCGACGTGGTGCACTTCCAGGAGACGGGCGGGGCTTTCCCCCTGCAATCGTGACGGAATTAACTGCCGTAAAATGCCCAAGTAACGCTTTATCCGGAGTAGAGGAGTCGACTGGCCGCCGAGAATTCGGTCCAACATTTCCAATGCCGAATCGAAGGGATCCGGATGGTTGCATCCGCCGACCAACTGAGACGCTTCGACGAGCTGACGAAATGCAACGCGGATGGATTCCAAACGCTCGGCCCGCTCTTTAAGCCGCTCCAAGTCGAATGGCAGATGAGACTGGGCAGGAGACGATCCGGCCGGTAGGAGGTAATTGCTGGAATCGGTGAAACGTCTCAGGGTGCGCCACGGCTCGACATTGGTGTCGACCGTGCCTTCGATCCGTCGCAGTGCGTAATTGAGTAGCTGGACGTTGAGCTCTGGTGTGGATAGAGTGGAAGAATTGATTAGATCGGCCATCAAGACGGCCGATTGCCAGTCGTCATCGGCAGTCAACGAAGGCACGACGGCCTGCTGTAGCGTGCTGAGTTGAGTTTCGACGGCCGACGGTAGACGGACGTGACTGAGGGACTCAACTTTAGGATCTTGCGAGCCAGCGATCTGGCGCCCGATGCGACGGAGCTCCTGGGCGGCGGAAGCGTGGGCCAAACTGAAATGCAATTCCCGTCCCTGCGGAGTCTCCCAGAGTTGGTACAAATCAGCCACTTGACGGGCGGCGGACAATTGCGAATTCATCATGGACATGGCCATCAACGAAAGCGGATCAGCTAGCAGCCGGTTGACCAGCAGCGGATCAATGTGTCGGTCGATTGCCTTGCTCGCCTTGGCCGAGCTCGGCGGACGCAATTTACGACGGCCGCCGTTGTAGCCGTACCAGGTCTGCACCGACGGATTGAGGCGGGCCAGCCAGGCTTTGCGTACGACAATGCAGCCATCTTGCGGCGGTCGTGGACGGGAGAAATAGCTGGCCGTCCGGGGCTCGTAATCGACAAGTTGCAGTCTCCAAAGGGCTTGACTGACGCGCTGCTCAAGTTTACGATGCCGCAGCGATAATTCCGCGTCGTCGCCAACCTGAATGTCTTCCAGCCGCATTTTGAGCATCAGGAGCGATTTCTAGGAGAGACAACCAGGACACAAATTAACACTTTTTGATCCGCCAACCAACACTAAAAGAAATGGGTCGCCAGCAGAAGGCATTTTCGCTTCATTTTAATTGACCGGAAACCCCATAAAGAAatgtatgtttttttattttgttttaatggaTGGTGAGCTATTAAAGAAAGCGTAATTACCTGGAGTTTATCGGGGTCCTGGCACAGAAAACCGAGCGACATGTCGCCCTTTTTGCCTGCCAAACAGGCGGTGCTAGACGTCCCCGTTTGAGTATTGCTCGGGCTGTTACTGTTTGATGGGCAAGAAGGCTCTCCACTCTTTTTGGATTTGGAGACTTCTTCGGACTTGATTTCTTCTCCCCCACTGTCTGAGGCAGTGTCCTCAAAGATGATGTCTTCTTTCCTCAGGAAGCAGAGAGAGAATACATCCTCCATGACTTGGAGACTCATTTCTTTGCAATTGATGTCTCTGATGAGGCTGTCAACCTCTTCCAGGTTGGTGGCTTTGTTCTGCGACCTTTGAAAAGGTTTGAAGAGGTACTGAATGAATCCGCTAAGGGCCAGGAATCCCCTGTAAACATTGATGGAATGATAGTCAAGAAAGGCAGATACATCCTGTTGATTGACCAGTTGCAGGCCACCCAGAGATTTTAGTGTGTTTAAATTGGATGGTTGTTGGGTGCACAGCTCCAAGATTGTCTTCAGGGAGGTCCCAGGGCCGCAGAAGGATTGATCGAGGCACCAGACAGCAAAGCAGACTTTTTCTTTGAGCCATTTCAAGGCTTTAGTGAAGACGTCTTCTTCATCTAGCCAATTGAGAGACTTTTTCAGCAAGTCTGACAAATCGGTGACAAAACAGTCTAGAGACTTTGGATCAGCTGGTGGTTCCTCCCTAGTAAACGAGAACAGAGGTAGCAGAGCGTGGAGGATTTCGTAAACCCCAGCCGGTAAAGGAAACATCCCACCAACCGTTTTGTTTCCATCCTTCTGCAAAAGAGTATATTCAGGTCAAACTTTGTAACGTAAAgatttcgaagaaaaaagaaaattcctcaCCAAAAGTTGCTCAACGATGTGTGTATTATTGCGTATGACGTTCACGACAAGCAGATGTTTGAGTTCGTCTGACGTCGACGGTGTGCCAGTCACTTTGGCTGGCGCCAGCAGCCCATCTTCTTGTTCGTGGAATATCTTTCCCGATTGGTGAGCCACATGGCCAACAAATCCGTTGCGAAGCAAACACTCTTTGATGTGATTTAcgtttatttcaatttgcgACGACGGACGAGACATAATGAGTGAAAAgggtttgttaaaaaaaaaaaagacatcaaTTCTGAAttgagagaggggggagggcggctgttgtttattttcaagCAGCCGAAATTAGAAACACCCCGAAAATTGTATTTACTTCATCGTATCCAACGTTGCAACATATTATTCATTCATAACAAAATCTATATACATTTTcgtttctcgtttcttttttccgtgtGTGTTCTTTTCATCGTTTTACATAATTCAATCATCCAGGCGGCCGTTGTTGTTTCAGCTTCCATTAACGTGTTTCTCCCcctcaaaaaaatgtttcattaaaaaatgttaactcACAGCTAGCCTATAATATAGGCAGGCTATATAGCTGCTGTGCTGGGAAACACACAATTCATTAATGATGATACCTTCTTTCTAATTCTGCCGACGCCGgatggctggctggctggctggccctGTGTATATGGATTATTAATAGAAGGAAAGGAATACTAGGAAACAGACACACAGGGACTCTGGTGGATTTTTGAGTTTTCCAGAAAACTGGAACCTGGATGCCCaggctttctctctctaaacTAAATTACAGCCT
This region of Daphnia pulex isolate KAP4 chromosome 9, ASM2113471v1 genomic DNA includes:
- the LOC124201740 gene encoding uncharacterized protein LOC124201740, with product MSRPSSQIEINVNHIKECLLRNGFVGHVAHQSGKIFHEQEDGLLAPAKVTGTPSTSDELKHLLVVNVIRNNTHIVEQLLKDGNKTVGGMFPLPAGVYEILHALLPLFSFTREEPPADPKSLDCFVTDLSDLLKKSLNWLDEEDVFTKALKWLKEKVCFAVWCLDQSFCGPGTSLKTILELCTQQPSNLNTLKSLGGLQLVNQQDVSAFLDYHSINVYRGFLALSGFIQYLFKPFQRSQNKATNLEEVDSLIRDINCKEMSLQVMEDVFSLCFLRKEDIIFEDTASDSGGEEIKSEEVSKSKKSGEPSCPSNSNSPSNTQTGTSSTACLAGKKGDMSLGFLCQDPDKLQKSLLMLKMRLEDIQVGDDAELSLRHRKLEQRVSQALWRLQLVDYEPRTASYFSRPRPPQDGCIVVRKAWLARLNPSVQTWYGYNGGRRKLRPPSSAKASKAIDRHIDPLLVNRLLADPLSLMAMSMMNSQLSAARQVADLYQLWETPQGRELHFSLAHASAAQELRRIGRQIAGSQDPKVESLSHVRLPSAVETQLSTLQQAVVPSLTADDDWQSAVLMADLINSSTLSTPELNVQLLNYALRRIEGTVDTNVEPWRTLRRFTDSSNYLLPAGSSPAQSHLPFDLERLKERAERLESIRVAFRQLVEASQLVGGCNHPDPFDSALEMLDRILGGQSTPLLRIKRYLGILRQLIPSRLQGESPARLLEVHHVAVLIMERLREQPEAIEEMETIAQSMGIELPAFLAECLCSIPDSGAKLVDLSDREFVVKLITYLHARCPILAQVVELQLQTRHGFSHFPDLDRQVGTECLALFRRYLERPSQLGQPKESTTCPPVNSRPPKRAHVRPLPDSPSPIVDAHNSLLAESEEEPTARLGALILEAIPQASAKQLEHLLPQPLLIVEQLLMNSQMGLATDLVKVLRLNGPDEDMEEIDKLLLRYATKALALGLPEIASSPPSRDSSSKVQQVDQMSKKKKTGAFELPATVPPKEQWVKDADVDQCPCCKTVQFSMFDRRHHCRRCGRVVCSACSPHRRLVDGYGDVPVRTCVDCHSTLQDRSESEPRSVRSTAGDGGQLVWRLSLEALHNQIARREFSYEHAPNLALALAMVHLCHCNETMANFLLDQSSSMLATLHRYLLHGTLMDVCSDPLMMFSLIKSLILGAKMRYSDIIAAPSQSKGKPSRGLARCDALLGQIDLLSLLVSANCLHLLPPQPMSQLDTWRKLRDRLIDIELWSLALDVSTKAGLDAGSVWAAWGLVCLKAGNFQGARQRFQRCLKPGKNSPLLQEILSVLESLSIPCASLPGNMNESSAGSSWNSKRTRNLSSPSSLPSPVFNCDNPQLIVASLTRLGDICAGNLVEVEDKNCIMEEILFYLESYGQPESPCAYLVERSGRIDLAVHRFASSSNGRHKTSDVFNQGLLLPCLKSSKLEDLIIEMKRHDSSFYSWKTHLLAAAQLLETKCFWNSLYQLHCLCGDWIRASLVAIRRLFLSDLFSVETLISRSHLLEDITAHLNQYLGRQQSLDSQGESEKQLPLWWPVNEVISLQKTVQLQMKVTSFLDVCLKEGKLSSAFLAVVKSVTQSPDGISSSFGELNSNNNSGVYLIPTLLGSRQFRCSSAVLITCANPDAFSFELSWTICCDLRVRLDRYFRLSSFVLIRRGQVPSLIQLVEFIKGRMTSQSVGFFDMDDLLVECATLVQERDRESRSPDLELIVQYIKKPASKIRGFINLGWLKAAYLLAVKNGQVADVIHIQQEATRLQQMAVLALCDKWLRARNIAK